GCCACGCCGTCACACACGAAGGATATGCCTTGTGTTGAAGCGGTTCCGATCATCACTGCCTGGATTATTGGCGTGGAAACCTTTTTGGCGCTTTCCCATACAACGGTGAAGTTGGCACCGGAACCGCCCGAGGTGTCCCGCTCCGGGATGTGGACTTCCTTTGTTCCCATGGGCGGAATGGAGACCGGCTCCTTGAGGTAGGATTTCAGCATGTTGCCGTTGTCGTCGTAATATTTGACGGCAATGACCGTAATGAAGTCATTGTAGTCCACGTTTCGAATGGAAAGCAGGGCGGACAGGTTGTAAGGCTTGCCCTTGATACCCTGATAAATGTGGGAATACACCGGAACGTATACGGTCTGACCTGATGAAAGATTGATTTCCCGGCCGGCCTGTGC
The genomic region above belongs to uncultured Pseudodesulfovibrio sp. and contains:
- a CDS encoding DUF3124 domain-containing protein, with the protein product MNTNQQAKELSMRISISHLILIALAVMMLSLPAQAGREINLSSGQTVYVPVYSHIYQGIKGKPYNLSALLSIRNVDYNDFITVIAVKYYDDNGNMLKSYLKEPVSIPPMGTKEVHIPERDTSGGSGANFTVVWESAKKVSTPIIQAVMIGTASTQGISFVCDGVAIVEKE